One part of the Phycisphaeraceae bacterium genome encodes these proteins:
- the atpD gene encoding F0F1 ATP synthase subunit beta, which produces MATTGTITQVIGSTFDAQFSEDQLPELYNALTIKEKTPAGELDLTGEVQQHLGGGRIRAVALGSTDGLRRGMKCQDIGTPVQVPVGERVLGRVFNLLGQPIDKLPAVAGAQTRPIHRSPPEFSELNPHTEILETGIKVIDLLCPFVRGGKIGLFGGAGVGKTVVIQEMIARVARNFGGYSVFAGVGERTREGNDLWREMKEAEYFDASGKKSHVLDKVAMVFGQMNEPPGARLRVALSALTMAEEFRDSSGKETLIFIDNIFRFTQAGSEVSALLGRMPSAVGYQPTLSTEMGQLQERITSTSKGAITSVQAIYVPADDLTDPAPATAFAHLDAFVVLSRGIAEKGIYPAVDPLASTSRILSADILGERHYRVSRRVQSILQRYKDLQDIIAILGVDELSEDDKLVVSRARKIERFLSQPFYVAEVFTGFPGVTTPLNDTIESFERLCNGEGDDIPEGAFMYVGTLDDARKKAEKMKAG; this is translated from the coding sequence ATGGCGACTACCGGCACGATTACGCAGGTCATCGGATCCACCTTCGACGCCCAGTTCTCGGAGGATCAGCTCCCGGAGTTGTACAACGCGCTGACGATCAAGGAGAAGACGCCGGCGGGCGAGCTTGATCTGACGGGCGAGGTGCAGCAGCACCTTGGCGGCGGGCGCATCCGCGCGGTGGCGCTCGGTTCGACCGACGGCCTCCGGCGCGGCATGAAGTGCCAGGACATCGGCACGCCGGTGCAGGTGCCGGTGGGGGAGCGGGTGCTGGGGCGGGTGTTCAACCTGCTGGGGCAGCCGATCGACAAGTTGCCCGCGGTGGCGGGGGCGCAGACGCGGCCGATCCACCGCTCGCCCCCCGAGTTCTCCGAGCTCAACCCGCACACCGAGATCCTCGAGACGGGCATCAAGGTCATCGACCTGCTGTGCCCGTTCGTCCGCGGCGGCAAGATCGGCCTGTTTGGCGGCGCCGGTGTCGGCAAGACGGTCGTCATCCAGGAGATGATCGCCCGCGTGGCCCGCAACTTCGGCGGCTACAGCGTGTTCGCGGGCGTGGGCGAGCGGACCCGCGAGGGGAACGACCTGTGGCGTGAAATGAAGGAGGCGGAGTACTTCGACGCCTCCGGCAAGAAGAGCCACGTGCTCGACAAGGTGGCCATGGTGTTCGGCCAGATGAACGAGCCGCCGGGCGCCCGCCTCCGCGTGGCGCTCTCCGCGCTGACCATGGCCGAGGAGTTCCGCGACTCGTCGGGCAAGGAAACGCTGATCTTCATCGACAACATCTTCCGCTTCACGCAGGCGGGCTCCGAGGTGTCGGCGCTGCTGGGCCGCATGCCCAGCGCCGTCGGATACCAGCCCACGCTCTCCACGGAGATGGGGCAGCTGCAGGAGCGGATCACGTCGACGAGCAAGGGCGCCATCACGTCGGTGCAGGCCATCTACGTGCCCGCGGACGACCTCACGGACCCGGCCCCGGCGACGGCCTTCGCGCACCTTGACGCCTTCGTCGTCCTCAGCCGCGGCATCGCCGAGAAGGGCATCTACCCGGCGGTCGATCCGCTGGCGTCGACGTCCCGAATCCTCAGCGCCGACATCTTGGGCGAGCGGCACTACCGCGTCTCTCGCCGGGTGCAGTCGATCCTCCAGCGGTACAAGGACCTGCAGGACATCATCGCCATCCTCGGCGTTGATGAACTCAGCGAGGACGACAAGCTGGTCGTCTCCCGCGCCCGCAAGATCGAGCGGTTCCTCAGCCAGCCGTTCTACGTGGCCGAGGTGTTCACGGGCTTCCCCGGTGTCACGACCCCGCTCAACGACACGATCGAGTCGTTCGAGCGGCTGTGCAACGGCGAGGGCGACGACATCCCCGAGGGTGCGTTCATGTACGTCGGCACCCTCGACGACGCACGCAAGAAGGCGGAGAAGATGAAGGCCGGTTGA
- a CDS encoding beta-hydroxyacyl-ACP dehydratase yields MTTSHAPHSRPTGAPGTETASAGGKPLLFDLAGIDMSGRILSRDDIAKYNPHRGEMALLDWIVWQSEDLRRGVALKHVRDDEFWVPGHFPERPLMPGVLMLEAGAQLASYLYNARFPEPRIAAFIGIDDASFRNPVSPGQDLLLLCEEIRFTPRRFSSRIQGASGGKLAFEAQITGMTL; encoded by the coding sequence ATGACCACGTCCCACGCCCCCCACTCCCGGCCCACCGGTGCCCCCGGCACGGAGACCGCCTCCGCCGGCGGGAAGCCGTTGTTGTTTGACCTGGCCGGCATCGACATGTCGGGGCGGATTCTCTCGCGCGACGACATCGCCAAGTACAACCCCCACCGGGGCGAGATGGCGCTGCTGGACTGGATTGTCTGGCAGAGCGAGGACCTGAGGCGCGGCGTGGCGCTCAAGCACGTCCGCGACGACGAGTTCTGGGTCCCAGGGCACTTCCCCGAGCGCCCGCTGATGCCCGGGGTGCTCATGCTCGAGGCCGGCGCCCAGCTCGCGTCCTACCTGTATAACGCCCGATTCCCCGAACCTCGCATCGCCGCGTTCATCGGGATCGACGATGCGTCGTTCCGCAACCCGGTCTCGCCGGGCCAGGACCTGCTCCTCCTCTGCGAGGAAATCCGCTTCACGCCCCGCCGGTTCAGCAGCCGCATCCAGGGCGCTTCCGGGGGCAAACTGGCCTTCGAAGCCCAGATCACGGGGATGACGCTGTAG
- the sucC gene encoding ADP-forming succinate--CoA ligase subunit beta, which translates to MKIHEYQARDLLRSAGVPVPPGQMIETVDDAAAAYKAATSAKSPLAVIKAQVHAGGRGKAGFVKLVNSADEATQAARFMLTNRMKSPQTPPEGLEVKKLLIAAGVDIAERRGGAPGAREEFYLAITTDRKTRRNVLIASREGGVEIEQVAHDTPEAIITEPLHPLLGLQPHQARRVAFEVGFRGKQVPQAVGIMLGLARLFEEKDCSLAEINPLIITPATPDHPDGQVLAIDAKFNFDDNATFRHADIAAMFDPSEENPAEMRARRFGLSYIALDGTIGCLVNGAGLAMATMDIIKLHGGEPANFLDVGGGASEEAVTEAFGIILSDPAVKGVMVNIFGGIMRCDTIAQGIVNAAKGHKNADGSKGFRVPLVVRLEGTNVEAGRKILNDARKDIPTMQAATDLTDAAKKVCAAVG; encoded by the coding sequence ATGAAGATCCACGAATACCAGGCCCGCGACCTTCTCCGCTCCGCCGGCGTGCCCGTCCCCCCCGGTCAGATGATCGAGACCGTCGACGACGCCGCCGCCGCGTACAAGGCCGCTACCTCCGCGAAGTCCCCCCTCGCCGTGATCAAGGCTCAGGTCCACGCTGGCGGGCGCGGCAAGGCCGGCTTCGTCAAACTCGTGAACTCCGCCGATGAGGCTACCCAGGCCGCCCGCTTCATGCTCACCAACCGCATGAAGTCGCCGCAGACGCCCCCCGAGGGCCTCGAGGTCAAGAAACTCCTCATCGCCGCCGGCGTTGATATCGCCGAGCGCCGCGGCGGCGCCCCCGGAGCCCGCGAGGAGTTCTACCTCGCCATCACCACCGACCGCAAGACCCGGCGCAACGTCCTCATCGCTTCCCGCGAGGGCGGCGTCGAGATCGAGCAGGTCGCCCACGACACCCCCGAGGCGATCATCACCGAGCCCCTCCACCCCCTCCTCGGCCTCCAGCCCCACCAGGCCCGGCGCGTCGCCTTTGAAGTCGGCTTCCGCGGCAAGCAGGTCCCCCAGGCCGTCGGCATCATGCTCGGCCTCGCCCGCCTCTTCGAGGAGAAGGACTGCTCCCTCGCCGAGATCAACCCGCTGATCATCACCCCCGCGACCCCCGACCACCCCGACGGCCAGGTCCTCGCGATCGACGCCAAGTTCAACTTCGACGACAACGCCACCTTCCGTCACGCCGACATCGCAGCGATGTTCGACCCCTCCGAGGAGAATCCCGCAGAGATGCGCGCCCGCCGCTTCGGCCTCTCCTACATCGCCCTCGACGGCACCATCGGCTGCCTCGTGAACGGCGCCGGCCTCGCGATGGCGACCATGGACATCATCAAGCTCCACGGCGGCGAGCCCGCGAACTTCCTCGATGTCGGCGGCGGCGCCTCCGAAGAGGCCGTGACCGAGGCGTTCGGCATCATCCTCTCAGACCCCGCCGTCAAGGGCGTCATGGTCAACATCTTCGGCGGCATCATGAGGTGCGACACCATCGCCCAGGGGATCGTCAACGCCGCCAAGGGGCACAAGAACGCCGACGGCAGCAAGGGCTTCAGAGTGCCGCTGGTGGTCCGCCTCGAGGGCACCAACGTCGAGGCCGGCCGCAAGATCCTGAACGATGCGAGGAAGGACATCCCCACGATGCAGGCCGCGACGGACCTGACGGACGCGGCGAAGAAGGTGTGCGCAGCCGTTGGGTAA
- a CDS encoding GNAT family N-acetyltransferase, protein MNDQARDDSVFISTDRSLLDLEAIHAALARSYWSPGIPSDIVRRAVAGSLPFGVYDRLVPRPARPDLPAQVGFARVITDAATYAYLSDVYILESHRGGGLGVRLIGAVLAHPDLRGLRRIALMTRDAQTLYERFGFRHTEDPSRYMEIVNREVYSPAAAPPVGPAGAATASSP, encoded by the coding sequence ATGAACGATCAGGCCCGTGATGACAGCGTCTTCATCTCCACCGACCGATCACTTCTCGATCTTGAGGCGATCCATGCGGCGCTCGCGAGGTCGTACTGGTCGCCTGGGATCCCCAGCGACATCGTTCGGCGCGCTGTGGCGGGGTCTCTCCCGTTTGGCGTCTACGACCGGCTGGTCCCGCGTCCCGCGCGCCCGGATCTGCCGGCCCAGGTCGGTTTCGCCAGAGTCATCACCGATGCGGCGACGTACGCCTACCTCTCGGATGTGTACATCCTGGAGTCTCACCGCGGCGGCGGGCTGGGTGTGCGACTGATAGGGGCTGTCCTTGCTCATCCCGATCTCCGGGGGCTGCGGCGCATCGCGCTGATGACGCGAGATGCACAGACCCTGTACGAACGCTTCGGCTTCAGGCACACCGAAGACCCGTCGCGGTACATGGAGATCGTCAATCGCGAGGTCTATTCACCCGCCGCGGCTCCGCCAGTGGGACCGGCAGGGGCCGCTACAGCGTCATCCCCGTGA